The following DNA comes from Candidatus Neomarinimicrobiota bacterium.
TCCAATTCAGAAGCTTCCATATAGAACCCATGTGGTTCGCTTAAATCAATACCATTAAGAATGGTTTGAGCAGAATCGGGATCAGCTGTTAGCAATCCTCCAATTAAAGGAAGCAGGGATGCATTTGCATCTGCAACAAGAACGATTGCGGCTGCAGAATCCTCTGGGGACACTTCATTGTCATTATTGATATCCTCACAATTGGTGACAAATAGGATGATTACACTTAATGATAATATGAATCGTAGTGCAGTTCTTTTCATTTTGATCCCCTCCCGAGGTTAATAGTGTTCATGTCGTGAAGATAATTTTTCACATTGTAATGCTAATTGAGCTTGAACACGTCAGTTAATGCATGTGATATACATCCTTTTTTAACAAATAACCAGTTGAATGACGCATGTAGCGAGGTGTTCATTTGCTCTCCCTATGCACAACGGTGGCTGCAGCCTGCTGTGTGGGAAAAATAATCATATCAGCAATTTGGACATGGGTTGGCCTGGAAGCGGCAAATACTACTGCTTCAGCGATGTCTTCTGCCACCAGCGCTTCAAGTCCCTGGTAAACGGCCTCAGCCTTCTTGGAATCGCCTTTAAATCTTACCAGACTGAATTCTGTATCCACAAGTCCAGGTGAGATGGCCGTAACACGGAGCGGGGTAGAGACAAGGTCCATTCTGAGACTTTTTGTCAGAGCATCCACGGCATGCTTGCTGGCACAATAGACACTTCCTCCCGGGTAAGCTTCATGACCAGCGATAGACGATATATTTATCACATGTCCCTGTGCCCTTGCCACCATATTTGGAACAACGGCTCTAATCATATTCAAAATACCTTTGACATTGGTATCCAGCATAACATCAACGTCATCACGAGGTGTTTCATGCGCCTTTTCAACACCCAGCACCAGTCCGGCATTATTTACCAGAACATCTATATTTTTTAATGAATCGGGCAATGTGGAGATCAGACTTTCAACAGCAGATCCATCTCTCACATCGAGACCCAGTGCAAAAACCTCTATCTTATATTTTTTTTGAAGTCTGATGGCCATTTCACGCAATCTCTGTTCACGTCTTGCCGTGAGGATCAGATTTGCACCTTGCTGGGCAAACAAGTGGGCACATGCTTCGCCAATCCCGGCGCTAGCTCCTGTTATTAAAATATTCTTCCCTTGTAGACGGTTTATCACTGAGTTGTTTCCTTATGCGAGTTCTTGAACAGTATCAATATGACCAAACTACAAAAAATACCAGGATAGAATGGCTCAAGCCCCCAAAAGTAATTCCATTCATCTATTTTTCCAAAAAGGAACCAGAGAAACGACACCAGAGGGGGGAGGGTCAAATTAAGCAGGGCTGCACGACTGGAGAGTGGTTGTTTAAATATGCTCAGGAGTGTTGGAACCAGAAGTGCTGGAATCGATATGGAACTAAAAGTGTACCATAGATCAATAACAGATGGCATCCAAATGGCCGTGATAATTCCCATTAACAATACAATCACCATACTCGCTTTAATGAGCGCATTGGTTGAATGTTTTTTAAAAGCAGGATATCCAGAGAAAATATCCTTTCCCAGGGTGATCCCGGATACCAGGGTGTTGCTATCCAGGGTTGACATGACGGTAGCCAAAATTCCAACATAAAACATTCCTTTGAGACCGACTGGTAATACTGAATTTGCAAGAACTAGAAATGCCTGTGAGGGAACCGTGTTGGAGGGGAGGTAGGAAAAGGCATAAAGACCTGTAAGCGTTGTCATGAGATCAAAGAG
Coding sequences within:
- a CDS encoding SDR family NAD(P)-dependent oxidoreductase — its product is MNRLQGKNILITGASAGIGEACAHLFAQQGANLILTARREQRLREMAIRLQKKYKIEVFALGLDVRDGSAVESLISTLPDSLKNIDVLVNNAGLVLGVEKAHETPRDDVDVMLDTNVKGILNMIRAVVPNMVARAQGHVINISSIAGHEAYPGGSVYCASKHAVDALTKSLRMDLVSTPLRVTAISPGLVDTEFSLVRFKGDSKKAEAVYQGLEALVAEDIAEAVVFAASRPTHVQIADMIIFPTQQAAATVVHRESK